The genomic window AAATGAAAGCCATCGGATTAAATTTTGCAGATGTATATAGACGAAAAGGAAATTATCATTTAAAAGGAAATCCACCTTTTATTGCGGGTTATGAAGGTGCTGGAATTGTTGTTGACACCAATAATCACTCCGAATATAAAGTTGGAGATCGTGTGGCTTTCGCCGATGTTCCTTTCGCAAATGCCGAATTAGTTGCTGTAAACACCAATCATGTTTTGCCTTTACCAGAAAACATTTCTTTTGAAACCGCAGCATCTGTTTTACTGCAAGGTTTAACAGCGCATTATTTAGCAACTGACAGCCACAAAACTCAAAAAGGAGAAACTGTATTAATTCACGCAGTTGCTGGTGGCGTTGGTCAGATTCTAACACAAATAAGTAAACTTTTGGGTGCGAATGTTATCGGTTTGACATCATCTCCTGAAAAAGCAAAAACTGCATTAAAACAAGGTGCCGACCATGTTTTTCTATATAATGAAGACTGGAAATCGGAAATTTTTAAAGTAATACCAAAAGGCGTTGATGCAGTTTATGACAGCATCGGAAGCACTTTAACTGACAGTTTTGAAGTCACTAAAGAATGCGGTCAAGTTGTTTTCTTTGGAATGGCGGGCGGCGATCCAGAACCTGTAAACCCGAGAATGTTAATGGACACCTCGAAAACTTTAACCGGCGGCGATTTATGGAGTTATTTAAATTCTAAAGAAGAAAGAATCAAAAGAGCCAGTCAATTATTCAATTGGATTATTGATGGTAAAATAAAACTTTCTGAGCCCACCTCTTTTAAATTATCGGAAGGCAAATTGGCACACGATTATTTAGAAAGCAGAAAAAGTACAGGAAAGATTATTTTGATTCCTTGATATTTAATTTTCAGTTTTCAGCACAATCTTGTCATCCTGACGAAGGAAGGATCAGACTTGGAATGTCTTCAATCTTCGTCGAATTTCTTGTGTGATCCTTCCTTCGTCAGGATGACAAATATTATCTACAATTGATTAACTTCAATCTTCGTCAATTCAGATAATTCTAAAATTCTTTCAACTTCATCTTTATTGGCAACAAAAAACAAATAATTGTCTCCATAAGTTTCATAAGTCAATAATTCGAGATTTGATCTTTCTAATTCCGATTGAATGTAAGGAAACAATTCGTGACTATAGGTTTCTTCAGGATATTCGAAGGTAAAATCTTCACCAATTAAATCCGAGATAAAATATTCCGCATCTTCGGGATCAAATTTCCAGTCGCTGTTCCAGGCATCAATACTTTCAAAAAAAGCAAAATGATCTTCTACAATACTGTGATATTCTTTTGCTTCTTTTTTATAATTTTTAAAAAGCTTTTTAGATTGCTTTTTCAGTTCTTTTTCTTCGATATTTCCTCTTGAAACCAATTTTATAAACTCTTCAAAATCTGCTTCTGTCGCTTCTTCATTGGCTAGTAAATTTTCAGTTGAAGGAAGCTCAACAGTTTCTGGAATTTCAAGATCTAAGTACTGGCAGATTCCCTGCAGCACCTTTTTAAAATCTTTAATTCCAATTTGCTGAGTTTCGGTTTTAGGATTATCAATATCCAGTTTTTCGGTATCTAATAATCCTTTTGTGTAATCCAAAAAGTGCGTGCTTGAATATAAAATTTTAAAATCATTTGTTTCTAAACTATTGGTACAGCAAAAGAAAATGATAAAGTTATTGATAACACGTTTCAGATATTTTTTCGTTTCTGGACCTGGTT from Flavobacterium fluviale includes these protein-coding regions:
- a CDS encoding quinone oxidoreductase family protein gives rise to the protein MKALTFSSFGNSDVLEYIEIPNPQLKNDEILVEMKAIGLNFADVYRRKGNYHLKGNPPFIAGYEGAGIVVDTNNHSEYKVGDRVAFADVPFANAELVAVNTNHVLPLPENISFETAASVLLQGLTAHYLATDSHKTQKGETVLIHAVAGGVGQILTQISKLLGANVIGLTSSPEKAKTALKQGADHVFLYNEDWKSEIFKVIPKGVDAVYDSIGSTLTDSFEVTKECGQVVFFGMAGGDPEPVNPRMLMDTSKTLTGGDLWSYLNSKEERIKRASQLFNWIIDGKIKLSEPTSFKLSEGKLAHDYLESRKSTGKIILIP
- a CDS encoding DUF6630 family protein, translating into MINIFSNLFNRNNDPKSIISFDVIESIYGYLYHESNSIEFKMKGIYDSVLVNLYSFPYSLDHEEGREEIKKAGFNNAYEVLNELYKKIDIGALSEETMQQGLEYDFIHIQFYSEPGPETKKYLKRVINNFIIFFCCTNSLETNDFKILYSSTHFLDYTKGLLDTEKLDIDNPKTETQQIGIKDFKKVLQGICQYLDLEIPETVELPSTENLLANEEATEADFEEFIKLVSRGNIEEKELKKQSKKLFKNYKKEAKEYHSIVEDHFAFFESIDAWNSDWKFDPEDAEYFISDLIGEDFTFEYPEETYSHELFPYIQSELERSNLELLTYETYGDNYLFFVANKDEVERILELSELTKIEVNQL